The sequence AAAACGTGCGCGATAAAGGCTTGGGCCACCTCATCCGCGACCATCTGCAAGCCCTTTACGCCTTCAGCGACCAACTGCTCGCGCTGGTCAAAGAGCTGGATAAAGCCCAGGATTTGGCCGGCGAAGACTGGAGTTCGCTGATCATCGAAATCCGCGCCCAAGCGCTGCGGCTGACCGCAGCCGGTCAGATCATCGAGGATGTAGTCTTTCAATATGATGAAGACCATATCCGCTGGATAGAGATCAAACCAGGATTTCGCACGCGCCACATCGTGCGTTTTCTCAAATCACCCTTGGATGTCGGCGCGATGATGCAGAAAGCGGTGTATGAATCCTTCGGCACAGTGGTCATGACCTCCGCAACGCTGACGGTGGACGGCAAATTCGATTTTCTCGAACGACGCATCGGACTGGAGAACGTCAAGCCGGACCGGCGTATCCCCCTGCTGCTGCCGTCTCCGTTTGACTATCAAAAGCAGGCGATGCTGTGCATTCCTGTGGATATTCCGGAACCCGGTCAGGCCACGTATACCAAAGAGCTGGTGCAGATGATCTACCGCGCCCTTGCCATCTCGCAGGGCCGCGCATTCGTACTGTTCACCTCCTATGGACTGATGAACATCGTCCACCGGCAACTGGAAGACTCGCTGCATCTCCTCGGCATCAACGCCCTCAAGCAGGGACAGATGAACCGCCACGATCTGCTCAACCAGTTTCGACAGGACAAAACGTCCGCGCTGTTCGGAACCGACAGCTTTTGGGAAGGCGTGGACGTGATGGGCGACGCGCTGGAGCTGGTCATCATCACCCGGCTGCCTTTCAAAGTGCCCAACGAACCGATCATCGAAGCGCGCTATGAGGCGATCGAGAAAAACGGCGGCAACGCCTTTATGGATTACGCCGTGCCGCTGGCAGTGCTGAAACTCAAACAGGGCTTCGGCCGCCTGATCCGCCATCAAACCGATCGCGGCTCGGTCATCATTCTTGATAACCGGGTGGTCAACAAAAACTATGGCAAGCGGTTTATGCGATCTCTGCCCACCTGCGCGACCATCATCGGTAAAAAGGATCTGGTCTTTGACGCACTGGACCGTTTTTTCTCCGATCGCAATCCATCCCGCTGAAATCAGCGGTTGGCCCAGCCGCACGCGAAAGCGCTGAGACAAAAACCCGTGAAGACCCTTCTGCTGATATACCCGCCGCTGGTCAAAGCCTGCGAACCGCCCGTCGGCATCGCCCGGCTGGCCGCCTGTGTCCGGAATCAGGGCGTTCACTGCGATTTATGGGATGCTAATTGGGAAGGCCAGATGGCGTTGTTGCAGCTTTCAGCGCAGACAGGTCAAAACCTGCCCCGCACCCGCCAGGCCCGCAGTCGCATGCACCAGGACCTGGATTATCTATGTCGTCTGGACGGCTATTCCTCCTTTGATCGCTATCGATTGGCCGTCCATCGCCTCAATCATCTGATGCGCGTCGCAGCTAAACCGTTCTCCTGTTCCGCCGGCCTGGCGGATTTCCTCCACCAGCGTCTGCAGCCGGTGGCCAGCGATGATCTGTTTCAGGCAGCCGAACATCCCGAAGAACTTCCTTTCCACTCTTTTTACCAGGAACAGCTGCAGCGCCGGCTTTATCACAACTGCCCGGACCTGATCGGTATCTCGCTAAACTATCTCAGCCAGGCTCTGTGCGCATTCAGCCTCATCGGCATAGTCCGCCGGTTGATCCCCCGCGTTCCTCTGATACTCGGCGGCGGACTAATCACCTCGTGGATGTGCCGGCCAGGGTGGCGCAACCCATTTGCCGGACTCGTGGATGATTTGGTAGCCGGGCCCGGTGAAACCGCACTGCTGAAACGGCTGAACATCATCAAACCACCGGCTGCCGTAGCGCCAGACTATGACCCACTGCCCCTGCAGCGCTATTTTTCCCCCGGCATCACGCTGCCCTACAACGCCTCCTTCGGATGCTATTGGAACCGTTGCGCGTTCTGCCCGGAGAAAACCGAAGGACGACGGTTCCGACCCGAAACCATGAACCGCATCTCCAAGGACCTGCAGACGCTGGTGGACCGCTATCACCCGCGGCTCCTGCATCTGACCGACAACGCTTTGTCGCCCAGGCTGTTGCATCATCTAATCAACCATCCGCCGAACACGCCGTGGTACGGATTCACCCGCATCACCTCAGCTCTGGCTGACCCAGATTTCTGCCGGTCGTTGAAAAAAGCCGGCTGCGTCATGCTCAAGCTGGGCGTTGAATCCGGCGATGATGACGTGCTGCACGGGATGAACAAGGGACATACGGTAGCCCTGGCGAGCAGCGTTCTACATCAGCTGCACAGCGCCGGCATCGCCGCATTCGTCTATCTGCTTTTCGGCACCCCCTGGGAGGACGAATCCTCGGCGCAGGCCACGCTGGAGTTTGTCGTCCGACATCAACGCGAGATCGCCTTCATCAATCCGGCGATTTTCAATCAGCCCATCGAACCGGAGCAGACGGCACAGCCATTCTATAGCGGCGATCTTTCGCTGTACACGGACTATGAACATCCGCGCGCATGGTCGCGCGAACAGGTCCGTCGTTTTCTCGACCGCGGCTTTAAACGGCATCCAGCGGTCGCCGCCATCCTGCGCCGTACACCGCCGTTCTTCACTTCAAACCATGCTCCTTTTTTCTGCAACGATGGGAGAGAAAGATGAAAACCGCAGAATACTGGATCGAACAACTGCAGCTGCAGCCGCATCCGGAGGGCGGATGGTTTCGCGAAATCTATCGCAGCAGCGAGCACATCGAGGCCAAGGCGCTGCCGAAGCGGTTCTCCGGGCCGCGCTGTTTCAGCACCAGCATCTATTTCCTGCTGCGTAAGGGACAGCCCTCCCATCTGCATCGCATAGCGTCGGATGAGATCTGGCATTACTACTGCGGCAGCCCGCTGACGCTGTTCATGATTCAACCGCAGGGCGACTTGTCTGCTGTCAGACTCGGGCCGGACCCGGAAAAAGACGAACAGCTGCAACAGGTTATGCCCGCCGGCTGCTGGTTCGGCGCCATGGTTGATGATCCAGACTCCTTTACCCTGGTCGGTTGCACCGTGGCGCCTGGATTTGAGTATAGCGATTTTGAACTGGGAGACCGCGATCAACTGTTCAAACACTATCCGCAACATCGCGCTCTGATCGAACGGTTGACCCCCTGCAAGAAATGACTCTATTCCATGAGGATCCTGACATGCATCGTCGTTCGTTTCTAAAACTCGCGGGCTGCATGGCCCCCTTGCTCTCCGCACGCCGCCTCACTGCCTCGCAAAAGAAAACCGCTGAATCCGCACAACCGATTTTTAAAACGATGGTCAGCCAGACGGACCGGCGCATTCCATCTCTGTTGCAGCGCCAGGAGACCAACCGCTCGCATCGTTGGGCCGGCGGAGTCATGGATCCGTGGGGCATCCATGCGGCAGGGGAGACGGCCAAGTTCATCCGCACGCTGAGCAGCGTGGTGGTGGAACCCGCGTCGCGGTATTATCAGGATCCACGGCTGATCGAATCTCTGCTCGCTGCTGCCCGCTATCTTGTCCGCGCTCAACATGCCGACGGCACCATCGATCTGCACACGACCAATTTCAATTCTCCGCCGGACACCGGCTTTGTTGTTGAACACGTAGCCCTGGCCTATATCCTGCTGCAGCGCCTAGCGAGTGAGAACTCTACGGAGATCCGCCAAACCCTGCAGACGTTCATGCTGCGTGCAGGCAAAACCCTGTCCACAGGCGGCATTCATACGCCTAATCATCGCTGGGTCGTGGCTATGGCGCTGGCGAGGCTGCACACGCTGTTCCCCGATCCGGCTTTTCTCCGCCGCATCGATCAGTGGCTGGCGGAAAAAATCGACATCGATCCGGACGGCCAATTCCATGAAAAGAGCAGCGCCATCTACAGTCCGCTCACGGACCGCTGTCTGATCACCATGGCCCGGCTGCTGAACCGGGAGGAACTCTTTGAGCCGGTCCGCCGTAATCTGGATATGACGCTCTACTACCTGCATGCGGACGGCGAGATCGTCACCGAAGCATCGCAACGCCAGGACCAGTACCGCCGCGGCCGCATGGTAGTGTACTATTATCCCTTTCGCTACATGGCGTTGAAGGATCAGAACGGCCGCTATGCCGCCCTGGTGCAAATGATGGAGGCAGAAGGCGGGGAAACGCTGGCCGAAGCGTTGCCCTTCCTGCAGGAGGATCCGGGCCTGCAGGCGAAACTGCCGGCGCCAC is a genomic window of bacterium containing:
- a CDS encoding radical SAM protein, which encodes MKTLLLIYPPLVKACEPPVGIARLAACVRNQGVHCDLWDANWEGQMALLQLSAQTGQNLPRTRQARSRMHQDLDYLCRLDGYSSFDRYRLAVHRLNHLMRVAAKPFSCSAGLADFLHQRLQPVASDDLFQAAEHPEELPFHSFYQEQLQRRLYHNCPDLIGISLNYLSQALCAFSLIGIVRRLIPRVPLILGGGLITSWMCRPGWRNPFAGLVDDLVAGPGETALLKRLNIIKPPAAVAPDYDPLPLQRYFSPGITLPYNASFGCYWNRCAFCPEKTEGRRFRPETMNRISKDLQTLVDRYHPRLLHLTDNALSPRLLHHLINHPPNTPWYGFTRITSALADPDFCRSLKKAGCVMLKLGVESGDDDVLHGMNKGHTVALASSVLHQLHSAGIAAFVYLLFGTPWEDESSAQATLEFVVRHQREIAFINPAIFNQPIEPEQTAQPFYSGDLSLYTDYEHPRAWSREQVRRFLDRGFKRHPAVAAILRRTPPFFTSNHAPFFCNDGRER
- a CDS encoding cupin domain-containing protein is translated as MKTAEYWIEQLQLQPHPEGGWFREIYRSSEHIEAKALPKRFSGPRCFSTSIYFLLRKGQPSHLHRIASDEIWHYYCGSPLTLFMIQPQGDLSAVRLGPDPEKDEQLQQVMPAGCWFGAMVDDPDSFTLVGCTVAPGFEYSDFELGDRDQLFKHYPQHRALIERLTPCKK